A genomic segment from Luteolibacter ambystomatis encodes:
- a CDS encoding dihydrodipicolinate synthase family protein → MSIESRHAARRLRRKITGYAACLLPFNADGTIAREAFEQAVARTTDAGLGCAVNMDTGYANYLTAEERTMVLGWTKGVIQGRRDFVAGVFVEGLEGDLVDLYRRQMDEIVSFGGTPILFQTTRFHDWSPSGIVDLYAKVCKGYDSVFGFELGRMFAPNGMIYDEETVRGLIQIPELKGMKHSSLDRGMELRRLEIRDEIRPEFMIFTGNDLGIDMVEYGSDYLLGLAAFCPEKFAERDAYWEAGDDRYFALNDALQYLGNVGFRAPVPAYKHSCAVFQHLIGRIPSSEPHPQCPRRPEWEAGIIMDCASRLGYSF, encoded by the coding sequence ATGTCCATTGAATCCCGCCACGCCGCCCGCCGGCTCCGCCGCAAGATCACCGGTTACGCCGCCTGCCTGCTTCCGTTCAATGCGGATGGCACCATCGCCCGTGAGGCTTTCGAGCAAGCCGTCGCCCGCACCACCGATGCCGGCCTCGGCTGTGCGGTGAACATGGACACCGGCTATGCGAACTATCTCACCGCGGAAGAGCGCACCATGGTGCTCGGCTGGACGAAGGGCGTCATCCAGGGCCGCCGCGACTTCGTGGCCGGAGTCTTCGTGGAGGGCTTGGAAGGGGATCTCGTCGATCTCTACCGCCGCCAGATGGATGAGATCGTGTCCTTCGGGGGCACGCCGATCCTGTTCCAGACCACGCGTTTCCACGATTGGTCGCCATCCGGGATCGTTGATCTCTACGCGAAGGTCTGCAAGGGCTACGATTCGGTCTTCGGCTTCGAACTTGGCCGGATGTTCGCGCCGAATGGCATGATTTATGACGAGGAGACGGTCCGTGGACTGATCCAGATTCCGGAGCTGAAGGGCATGAAACATTCCTCCCTGGATCGCGGCATGGAGCTGCGCCGTCTGGAGATCCGCGACGAGATCCGCCCGGAGTTCATGATCTTCACCGGCAACGACCTCGGCATCGACATGGTCGAATACGGCTCGGATTACCTGCTCGGCCTCGCGGCGTTCTGTCCGGAGAAGTTCGCCGAACGCGATGCTTACTGGGAAGCGGGCGACGACCGCTACTTCGCGCTCAATGACGCGCTGCAATACCTTGGCAATGTGGGCTTCCGGGCGCCCGTCCCGGCCTACAAGCACAGTTGCGCGGTTTTCCAGCATCTGATAGGCCGGATCCCGTCTTCCGAGCCGCACCCGCAGTGCCCGCGCCGTCCCGAGTGGGAGGCAGGGATCATTATGGACTGTGCCTCGCGTCTCGGGTACTCGTTCTAA